One region of Mangifera indica cultivar Alphonso chromosome 3, CATAS_Mindica_2.1, whole genome shotgun sequence genomic DNA includes:
- the LOC123210545 gene encoding uncharacterized protein LOC123210545 has protein sequence MAIKPTVALRAMLVGGIAAFAKIGGVMKAAGGAKLGAAATAVSMAAVAVTQSKEDQKDGSKPSSK, from the coding sequence ATGGCAATAAAACCAACTGTTGCCTTGAGGGCTATGCTTGTAGGTGGGATAGCTGCATTTGCTAAAATAGGGGGTGTAATGAAAGCAGCCGGTGGTGCAAAGCTGGGGGCAGCAGCAACTGCCGTGTCAATGGCAGCCGTGGCTGTGACACAATCAAAAGAGGATCAAAAGGATGGTTCGAAGCCATCTTCGAAGtga
- the LOC123210428 gene encoding protein indeterminate-domain 7-like isoform X2 translates to MMKGFIFHQQQQQAIEENMSNLTSASGDQASVSSGNPQQYFASQPPSQVQPSAKKKRNLPGNPDPEAEVVALSPKTLMATNRFVCEICNKGFQRDQNLQLHRRGHNLPWKLKQRTNKEVKKKVYVCPEASCVHHDPSRALGDLTGIKKHFCRKHGEKKWKCEKCSKKYAVQSDWKAHSKTCGTREYRCDCGTLFSRRDSFITHRAFCDALAEESARAITGTNNSALLSSQHQPGSSTSHHVNQFDPQNLHSFSLKKEQQSFSLRQEIIPPWLAANDQPISGPPITQGLGLSSAASSIFNAHHQQQEFIHSNPNPSLGPTLHPYHQTVAAPAPHMSATALLQKAAQMGAAISNNKASTSAPSSQSHGRLMIRPHLHHQQQQQEAHVCADSANNITTTAGLGHNLSSREGLESSGGTSFVHGLTPFGNKVATAPPTARGSGILIQEMMNSLSSAASFDDVFKAAGHFNETSHSRNDGHHHQTRDFLGLRPLPQSDILNIAGLGNCINTSSFSSHEQQQQQHTHHSQKPWQDLVS, encoded by the exons ATGATGAAAGGTTTTATATTCCACCAGCAACAACAGCAAGCTATAGAAGAAAACATGTCCAATTTGACTTCTGCATCTGGTGACCAAGCTAGTGTTTCTTCAGGAAATCCTCAACAATACTTTGCTTCACAACCACCATCTCAAGTTCAACCATCagctaaaaagaaaagaaacttaccaggcaACCCAG ACCCAGAGGCAGAAGTGGTAGCTTTGTCACCCAAAACACTGATGGCAACAAACAGATTTGTGTGTGAGATCTGCAACAAGGGATTTCAAAGGGACCAGAATCTTCAACTTCATAGAAGAGGGCATAATTTACCATGGAAATTGAAGCaaagaacaaacaaagaagTGAAGAAGAAGGTGTACGTATGTCCAGAAGCAAGCTGTGTCCACCATGATCCTTCAAGAGCTCTTGGAGACTTAACAGGAATAAAGAAACATTTTTGCAGAAAACATGGAGAGAAGAAGTGGAAATGTGAAAAATGTTCCAAGAAGTATGCAGTTCAATCAGATTGGAAAGCTCACTCCAAGACTTGTGGCACTAGAGAGTACAGATGTGACTGTGGAACCCTTTTCTCAAG gaGGGATAGTTTCATCACGCACAGAGCTTTCTGTGACGCTTTAGCTGAAGAAAGTGCAAGAGCAATTACAGGGACAAATAATTCTGCACTTCTCTCTTCTCAACATCAACCTGGCTCTAGTACTTCACATCATGTCAACCAATTCGACCCACAAAACCTCCATTCTTTTTCGCTTAAAAAAGAGCAACAAAGTTTTAGCCTAAGACAAGAAATAATACCACCATGGCTTGCTGCCAATGATCAGCCAATTTCTGGCCCACCAATTACACAAGGGTTAGGTCTCTCTTCAGCAGCCTCATCAATCTTTAATGCCCATCATCAACAACAAGAGTTTATTCATTCAAACCCTAATCCTAGTCTTGGCCCCACACTTCATCCATACCATCAAACAGTTGCAGCTCCAGCACCTCACATGTCAGCAACTGCATTGCTGCAAAAAGCTGCACAAATGGGTGCAGCAATAAGCAATAACAAGGCTAGTACTTCTGCACCTTCATCACAATCTCATGGCAGATTAATGATCAGACCCCACCTCCATcaccaacaacaacaacaagaagCTCACGTGTGTGCGGATTCTGCAAATAACATTACAACAACAGCTGGTCTTGGTCACAATTTGTCTTCACGTGAAGGTCTTGAAAGTAGTGGTGGCACCTCTTTTGTCCATGGCTTAACACCCTTCGGGAATAAAGTTGCAACTGCTCCTCCCACTGCACGAGGCTCAGGGATTCTTATTCAAGAAATGATGAATTCCTTGTCTTCGGCCGCTTCATTCGATGATGTATTTAAAGCTGCCGGGCATTTCAATGAAACAAGTCATAGTAGAAATGATGGCCACCATCATCAAACCAGAGATTTCTTGGGGCTTCGACCGCTCCCTCAATCTGATATTCTCAACATTGCCGGTCTTGGAAATTGCATCAACACTTCCTCTTTTTCCTCTCatgagcaacaacaacaacaacacacTCATCACTCTCAGAAACCATGGCAAG ATTTGGTATCATGA
- the LOC123211427 gene encoding protein HOTHEAD-like encodes MALLVEQKQLFLRLALCLSLLSSCQASSKYANPYRYPFIKPASSFSSSSSSSFSSRNVENGYDYIIVGGGTAGCPLAATLSQNFTVLLLERGGVPFSNVNVSFLSNFHLTLADTSPTSASQFFISTDGVLNARARVLGGGSSINAGFYTRANAGFIKRVGWDEKLVNESYPWVEKQIVHQPKLAPLQKALRDSLLDVGVSPFNGFTYDHISGTKIGGTIFDRFGRRHTSAEILASADPKKITVLIYATVQKIIFDTSGKRPKAVGVLFKDENGNQHEAYISDNPKSEVILSAGALGTPQMLLLSGVGPKAELEKFKIPVVLDNEFVGKGMADNPMNSIFVPSHRPVVQSLIQTVGITKFGVYIEASSGYGQSRDSIHCHHGIMSAEIGQLSTIPPKQRTPEAIQAYIRRKRELPHEAFKGGFVLEKIAKPMSTGELTLVNTNVDDNPSVTFNYFSHPQDLKRCIQGIRMAAKLVQSQHFLNYTKCNKQTVESILNASVKANVNLVPKHTNDTKSLGQFCRDTVITIWHYHGGCHVGKVVSPDHKVLGIDSLRVVDVSTFNESPGTNPQATVLMMGRYMGVKILRDRLGETAGV; translated from the exons ATGGCTTTACTTGTTGAACAGAAGCAGCTGTTTCTGCGTTTAGCTCTTTGCCTCAGCTTGCTCTCTTCCTGTCAAg CTAGTAGCAAGTATGCCAATCCATACAGGTACCCATTTATCAAACCAGCAAGCTCATTCTCTTCGTCATCATCGTCATCGTTCTCATCAAGAAACGTCGAGAATGGCTATGACTACATAATTGTTGGGGGAGGCACAGCAGGGTGCCCATTGGCAGCCACACTTTCTCAGAACTTCACAGTGTTACTGCTGGAGAGAGGTGGTGTGCCTTTCAGCAATGTGAATGTCTCATTTTTGAGCAACTTTCACTTGACTTTAGCTGACACTTCACCAACTTCTGCCTCACAATTTTTCATTTCCACCGATGGTGTCCTCAATGCAAGGGCTAGAGTCTTGGGCGGTGGCTCCAGCATCAATGCTGGCTTCTACACCAGAGCAAATGCGGG GTTTATTAAGAGAGTAGGATGGGATGAAAAGCTAGTAAATGAGTCGTATCCATGGGTGGAGAAACAAATTGTTCACCAGCCTAAGCTTGCACCATTGCAGAAAGCACTAAGGGACAGTCTTTTGGATGTAGGGGTGTCACCTTTTAATGGATTTACCTATGATCATATATCTGGAACCAAGATTGGTGGCACCATTTTTGATAGGTTCGGTCGCCGTCACACCTCTGCTGAGATACTTGCTTCTGCAGACCCCAAAAAGATTACTGTCTTGATCTATGCCACAgtccaaaaaattattttcgatACATCAG GAAAGCGGCCAAAGGCAGTGGGAGTTCTATTCAAGGACGAAAATGGTAACCAACACGAGGCATACATTTCAGATAACCCAAAAAGTGAGGTGATTTTATCAGCTGGAGCACTTGGGACACCTCAAATGCTGCTGCTAAGTGGTGTTGGACCTAAAGCCGAACTTGAGAAGTTCAAAATTCCTGTAGTACTTGACAATGAGTTTGTTGGCAAAGGCATGGCTGACAACCCCATGAACTCTATCTTTGTTCCTTCTCACAGACCAGTTGTGCAGTCACTTATTCAAACTGTGGGGATCACAAAGTTTGGTGTGTACATTGAAGCCAGCAGTGGATACGGACAGTCCAGAGATAGCATTCATTGTCACCATGGAATCATGTCAGCAGAG ATTGGGCAGCTCTCTACGATTCCTCCAAAGCAAAGAACACCAGAAGCCATTCAAGCTTACATCAGAAGGAAGAGAGAATTACCCCATGAGGCATTCAAGGGAGGCTTCGTTTTAGAAAAAATTGCCAAGCCCATGTCAACAGGCGAGCTTACTTTGGTCAACACAAATGTTGATGATAATCCATCTGTTACTTTTAACTACTTCAGCCATCCACAAGATCTGAAACGTTGCATTCAGGGCATTCGTATGGCTGCAAAGCTTGTACAATCACAACATTTCTTAAACTACACGAAATGTAATAAGCAAACTGTTGAGTCTATACTCAACGCAAGTGTCAAGGCTAATGTTAATCTTGTACCTAAGCATACCAATGACACCAAGTCCCTGGGGCAGTTCTGCAGGGACACTGTGATCACAATTTGGCACTACCATGGGGGGTGCCATGTGGGCAAGGTGGTCAGCCCTGACCACAAGGTTCTTGGAATTGACAGCCTTCGAGTAGTCGATGTTTCAACATTTAATGAATCTCCAGGCACCAATCCCCAAGCCACTGTCCTGATGATGGGAAG GTACATGGGAGTGAAGATTTTGAGAGACAGACTAGGAGAAACAGCTGGTGTGTAG
- the LOC123210901 gene encoding beta-fructofuranosidase, cell wall isozyme-like has protein sequence MSTMAIPSLCLFLLFSLFIGQAVVQLEASHHVFQNLETSQPVSESEPYRTGYHFQPRKNWMNDPNGPMIYRGIYHLFYQYNPKGAVWGNIVWAHSTSTDLVNWTPHEVAIYPSQKSDINGCWSGSTTMLPPGRPAILYTGIDPNNKQVQNLAVPKNLSDPFLTEWVKSPRNPLMAPTVINQINSSSFRDPSTAWLGPDKIWRVIVGSQINHKGLAILYRSKNFVNWTEAKHPLYSLEGTGMWECPDFYPVATESVHGINTSKVGSSIKHVLKVSLDDTQHDHYTIGKYDIFTDKYAPDEGQTQSESGLRYDYGKFYASKTFFDNVKHRRILWGWINESSSQEHNIKKGWSGLQAIPRKIWLARSGKQLIQWPIVEIEKLRINPVHFPSKILEAGSVVEVKGITASQADVEVSFKIPKFEKVEVLDPSWTNPQLLCSQKGASVKGALGPFGLLVLSSKSLEEYTAVFFRIFKDHEKYVVLMCSDQSRSSLDATNDKTTYGAFLPVDPVHKKLSLRSLIDHSIVESFGGGGKACITARVYPTLAIDDAAHLYAFNYGTEKINIASLRAWSMKKAHVN, from the exons ATGAGCACTATGGCTATCCCTTCCCTTTGCCTGTtccttttgttttctcttttcattgGCCAAGCTGTTGTTCAGCTTGAAGCATCTCACCATGTTTTCCAAAACCTTGAAACTTCTCAGCCCGTTTCTGAAAGTGAACCTTACAGGACTGGCTACCATTTTCAGCCCCGCAAGAACTGGATGAATG ATcccaatg GGCCTATGATTTACAGGGGAATTTATCACCTGTTTTACCAATACAATCCGAAAGGTGCAGTGTGGGGCAACATTGTGTGGGCTCACTCTACATCAACGGATCTTGTTAATTGGACCCCACATGAGGTAGCCATCTATCCATCGCAGAAATCTGATATCAACGGCTGCTGGTCAGGCTCTACCACAATGCTCCCTCCAGGCAGACCAGCCATTTTGTACACAGGAATCGACCCAAATAACAAACAAGTCCAAAACTTGGCCGTGCCCAAAAATTTATCCGATCCTTTCCTTACAGAATGGGTCAAATCACCAAGAAATCCTCTAATGGCGCCCACTgtaataaatcaaatcaattctAGCTCATTCAGAGACCCAAGCACTGCCTGGTTAGGCCCTGACAAAATATGGAGAGTGATCGTAGGCAGCCAAATTAACCACAAGGGGTTAGCAATTTTATACAGAAGCAAAAATTTTGTGAACTGGACAGAGGCAAAACACCCTTTATATTCTCTGGAGGGTACCGGAATGTGGGAGTGCCCGGATTTTTATCCGGTGGCTACTGAGAGCGTCCATGGCATCAATACATCGAAGGTGGGATCATCCATTAAGCATGTGTTGAAGGTAAGTTTGGATGACACACAGCATGACCATTACACCATTGGCAAATATGACATTTTTACAGATAAATACGCTCCGGATGAAGGTCAAACACAGAGTGAATCAGGATTAAGGTATGATTATGGAAAATTTTATGCCTCGAAGACATTTTTCGATAACGTTAAGCATCGGAGAATTTTGTGGGGATGGATTAATGAATCTTCAAGTCAAGAACATAATATCAAGAAGGGTTGGTCTGGATTACAG GCAATTCCTAGGAAAATTTGGCTGGCTAGATCTGGAAAACAATTGATTCAATGGCCTATTGTTGAAATTGAAAAGCTACGTATAAACCCAGTACATTTTCCAAGCAAAATCCTGGAGGCTGGATCGGTAGTTGAAGTTAAAGGTATCACGGCTTCACAG GCAGACGTAGAGGTATCGTTTAAGATTCCGAAGTTTGAGAAAGTAGAAGTTTTGGACCCAAGTTGGACAAACCCGCAGTTGCTTTGTAGCCAAAAGGGTGCATCAGTTAAGGGAGCTTTAGGTCCATTTGGGTTGCTAGTTTTGAGCTCAAAGAGCCTGGAAGAATACACAGCAGTTTTTTTCAGGATTTTCAAAGACCACGAAAAATATGTAGTCCTCATGTGCAGTGACCAAAGCAG GTCTTCTTTAGATGCTACCAATGATAAGACCACTTATGGAGCTTTTCTTCCGGTGGATCCAGTTCATAAGAAGCTCTCATTAAGAAGCCTG ATTGATCACTCCATAGTGGAGAGCTTTGGTGGGGGAGGCAAAGCGTGCATTACAGCCAGAGTTTATCCAACTTTGGCCATTGATGATGCTGCCCACTTATATGCATTCAATTATGGAACTGAGAAAATAAACATAGCAAGTCTAAGAGCATGGAGCATGAAGAAAGCTCATGTCAATTAg
- the LOC123210013 gene encoding LOB domain-containing protein 22-like, whose translation MSALPRLGNLNTSSNGGTTQACAACKYQRRKCAPDCILAPYFPHDRQRQFLNAHKLFGVSNITKIIKNLEPLEKEEAMRTIIFQSDVRASDPVWGCYGIIRELQRQIEINKAELELVLHQVAICRAQAQQQIQETDDSVLRYENIVNSEPFFINQGQEENDNYVVPDNLEGDLNVNAWTLQDPTMVSTLQIK comes from the coding sequence ATGAGCGCCCTTCCAAGGCTTGGCAATCTTAATACCTCCAGCAATGGTGGCACCACTCAGGCATGCGCTGCTTGTAAATACCAACGTAGAAAATGTGCCCCCGATTGCATTCTCGCCCCTTACTTCCCCCACGACCGTCAGAGACAATTCCTCAACGCTCATAAATTATTCGGCGTCAGTAACATCACCAAGATTATCAAGAATCTTGAACCGCTCGAGAAGGAAGAAGCCATGCGCACCATTATCTTCCAGTCTGACGTGCGAGCCAGTGACCCCGTGTGGGGATGTTATGGAATTATAAGAGAACTTCAACGTCAGATTGAGATTAACAAGGCTGAACTGGAGTTAGTTCTTCACCAGGTGGCGATTTGTCGGGCGCAAGCTCAGCAACAGATTCAAGAAACTGATGATTCGGTTCTTCGTTATGAGAACATTGTTAATTCTGAGcccttttttattaatcaagGACAAGAGGAGAATGATAATTATGTTGTTCCGGATAATTTAGAAGGAGATCTAAATGTTAATGCGTGGACCCTGCAAGATCCCACCATGGTGTCCACGTTGCAGATTAAGTaa
- the LOC123210428 gene encoding protein indeterminate-domain 7-like isoform X1 — protein sequence MMKGFIFHQQQQQAIEENMSNLTSASGDQASVSSGNPQQYFASQPPSQVQPSAKKKRNLPGNPDPEAEVVALSPKTLMATNRFVCEICNKGFQRDQNLQLHRRGHNLPWKLKQRTNKEVKKKVYVCPEASCVHHDPSRALGDLTGIKKHFCRKHGEKKWKCEKCSKKYAVQSDWKAHSKTCGTREYRCDCGTLFSRRDSFITHRAFCDALAEESARAITGTNNSALLSSQHQPGSSTSHHVNQFDPQNLHSFSLKKEQQSFSLRQEIIPPWLAANDQPISGPPITQGLGLSSAASSIFNAHHQQQEFIHSNPNPSLGPTLHPYHQTVAAPAPHMSATALLQKAAQMGAAISNNKASTSAPSSQSHGRLMIRPHLHHQQQQQEAHVCADSANNITTTAGLGHNLSSREGLESSGGTSFVHGLTPFGNKVATAPPTARGSGILIQEMMNSLSSAASFDDVFKAAGHFNETSHSRNDGHHHQTRDFLGLRPLPQSDILNIAGLGNCINTSSFSSHEQQQQQHTHHSQKPWQELCLVGNGDEDKKGKEWWATMAKEITCSKPT from the exons ATGATGAAAGGTTTTATATTCCACCAGCAACAACAGCAAGCTATAGAAGAAAACATGTCCAATTTGACTTCTGCATCTGGTGACCAAGCTAGTGTTTCTTCAGGAAATCCTCAACAATACTTTGCTTCACAACCACCATCTCAAGTTCAACCATCagctaaaaagaaaagaaacttaccaggcaACCCAG ACCCAGAGGCAGAAGTGGTAGCTTTGTCACCCAAAACACTGATGGCAACAAACAGATTTGTGTGTGAGATCTGCAACAAGGGATTTCAAAGGGACCAGAATCTTCAACTTCATAGAAGAGGGCATAATTTACCATGGAAATTGAAGCaaagaacaaacaaagaagTGAAGAAGAAGGTGTACGTATGTCCAGAAGCAAGCTGTGTCCACCATGATCCTTCAAGAGCTCTTGGAGACTTAACAGGAATAAAGAAACATTTTTGCAGAAAACATGGAGAGAAGAAGTGGAAATGTGAAAAATGTTCCAAGAAGTATGCAGTTCAATCAGATTGGAAAGCTCACTCCAAGACTTGTGGCACTAGAGAGTACAGATGTGACTGTGGAACCCTTTTCTCAAG gaGGGATAGTTTCATCACGCACAGAGCTTTCTGTGACGCTTTAGCTGAAGAAAGTGCAAGAGCAATTACAGGGACAAATAATTCTGCACTTCTCTCTTCTCAACATCAACCTGGCTCTAGTACTTCACATCATGTCAACCAATTCGACCCACAAAACCTCCATTCTTTTTCGCTTAAAAAAGAGCAACAAAGTTTTAGCCTAAGACAAGAAATAATACCACCATGGCTTGCTGCCAATGATCAGCCAATTTCTGGCCCACCAATTACACAAGGGTTAGGTCTCTCTTCAGCAGCCTCATCAATCTTTAATGCCCATCATCAACAACAAGAGTTTATTCATTCAAACCCTAATCCTAGTCTTGGCCCCACACTTCATCCATACCATCAAACAGTTGCAGCTCCAGCACCTCACATGTCAGCAACTGCATTGCTGCAAAAAGCTGCACAAATGGGTGCAGCAATAAGCAATAACAAGGCTAGTACTTCTGCACCTTCATCACAATCTCATGGCAGATTAATGATCAGACCCCACCTCCATcaccaacaacaacaacaagaagCTCACGTGTGTGCGGATTCTGCAAATAACATTACAACAACAGCTGGTCTTGGTCACAATTTGTCTTCACGTGAAGGTCTTGAAAGTAGTGGTGGCACCTCTTTTGTCCATGGCTTAACACCCTTCGGGAATAAAGTTGCAACTGCTCCTCCCACTGCACGAGGCTCAGGGATTCTTATTCAAGAAATGATGAATTCCTTGTCTTCGGCCGCTTCATTCGATGATGTATTTAAAGCTGCCGGGCATTTCAATGAAACAAGTCATAGTAGAAATGATGGCCACCATCATCAAACCAGAGATTTCTTGGGGCTTCGACCGCTCCCTCAATCTGATATTCTCAACATTGCCGGTCTTGGAAATTGCATCAACACTTCCTCTTTTTCCTCTCatgagcaacaacaacaacaacacacTCATCACTCTCAGAAACCATGGCAAG AGCTTTGTCTTGTTGGTAATggagatgaagataaaaaagggaaagagtGGTGGGCTACAATGGCAAAAGAGATCACATGCTCCAAACCCACATAA